One window of Mixophyes fleayi isolate aMixFle1 chromosome 3, aMixFle1.hap1, whole genome shotgun sequence genomic DNA carries:
- the LOC142142502 gene encoding serine/threonine-protein kinase SBK1-like — MEAAQNSKIQQVVDDHFDVLKYLGNGTYGQVVMAREKETGRTVALKLVKKDRSNQESFFRELCTSIYLSSYEGIISTYYTFIDSPSHYIMSQEVAPAGSLHSLIQWDVGIPEELVKRCAIQLSRALEYMHSKALVHRDLKPDNVLLMDKDCHHIKLCDFGLTQVAGTLVSSMSPIIPYMSPEHCNLRYGDYLALDSSVDAWAFGVLLFVVYTGSFPWKRAVDKDPYFQEFINWQNAVQRIPPPTSWQKFSREAQDMFHHLLSKDATNRNPVGVVMNYLDFQWGVEEIPEKTILVVIKEDSEMREYEDEVIIIEGEDEFIIIENRGDVECIIVNYTLEE; from the exons ATGGAAGCAGCCCAGAATTCTAAGATCCAGCAGGTCGTGGATGATCACTTTGATGTTTTGAAATATCTGGGCAACGGGACTTATGGTCAAGTTGTAATGGCTCGTGAGAAGGAAACAG GTAGAACTGTTGCCCTAAAACTAGTGAAGAAGGACAGATCCAATCAGGAGTCTTTCTTCCGTGAGCTCTGTACGTCCATCTATCTCTCCAGCTATGAAGGCATCATATCTACTTATTACACCTTCATTGATTCTCCAAGCCACTACATTATGAGCCAGGAGGTGGCACCTGCTGGATCCCTCCATTCCCTCATCCAGTGGGAT GTTGGAATTCCAGAAGAGTTGGTGAAACGTTGTGCGATACAGCTGAGCAGAGCTCTAGAATACATGCACAGTAAGGCACTGGTGCACAGGGATCTGAAGCCAGATAATGTGCTTCTAATGGACAAAGATTGCCACCACATCAAGCTGTGTGATTTTGGATTAACTCAAGTTGCAGGTACCCTTGTTTCATCCATGTCACCTATCATACCTTATATGTCCCCGGAACACTGCAATTTGAGATACGGTGATTACTTAGCCCTGGATTCCAGTGTTGATGCTTGGGCCTTTGGTGTGCTTCTCTTTGTTGTTTACACTGGATCTTTTCCTTGGAAAAGAGCTGTAGATAAAGATCCGTACTTCCAGGAGTTCATCAACTGGCAAAATGCTGTACAACGCATTCCACCTCCAACATCCTGGCAGAAATTCAGTAGGGAGGCCCAGGATATGTTCCATCATCTGCTCTCCAAAGATGCCACCAACAGGAATCCAGTAGGTGTTGTCATGAATTATCTGGACTTTCAATGGGGAGTTGAAGAGATTCCTGAGAAAACTATTCTGGTTGTAATTAAAGAAGATAGTGAAATGAGAGAATATGAGGACGAAGTCATCATAATAGAGGGAGAAGATGAATTTATTATTATAGAAAACCGCGGTGATGTGGAATGCATAATTGTAAATTATACCTTGGAAGAATAA
- the LOC142142501 gene encoding serine/threonine-protein kinase SBK1-like: MEAAQNFKIQQVVDDHFDVLKYLGKGTYGQVVMARERETGKTVALKLVKKDRSNQESFFRELCMSIFLSSYEGIISTYFTFIDSPSHYIMSQEVAPAGSLHSLIQWDVGIPEELVKRCAIQLSRALEYMHSKALVHRDLKPDNVLLMDKDCHHIKLSDFGLTQVAGTLVSSMSPIIPYMSPEHCDLRYGDYLALHSSVDAWAFGVLLFVIYTGSFPWKRAVDKDPYFQEFINWQNAVQRIPPPTSWHKFSREAQDMFHHLLSKDATNRSPVGVVMKYLDFQWEVEEIPEKTILVVIKEDCEMREYEDEVIIIEGEDEFIIIENHGDVECIIINYTLEE; this comes from the exons ATGGAAGCAGCCCAGAATTTTAAGATCCAGCAGGTCGTGGATGATCACTTTGATGTTTTGAAATATCTGGGCAAGGGGACTTATGGTCAAGTTGTAATGGCTCGTGAGAGGGAAACAG gtAAAACTGTTGCCCTAAAACTAGTGAAGAAGGACAGATCCAATCAGGAGTCTTTCTTCCGTGAGCTCTGTATGTCCATCTTTCTCTCCAGCTATGAAGGCATCATATCTACTTATTTCACCTTCATTGATTCTCCAAGCCACTACATTATGAGCCAGGAGGTGGCACCTGCTGGATCCCTCCATTCCCTCATCCAGTGGGAT GTTGGAATTCCAGAAGAGCTGGTGAAACGTTGTGCGATACAGCTGAGCAGAGCTCTAGAATACATGCACAGTAAGGCACTGGTGCACAGGGATCTGAAGCCAGATAATGTACTTCTAATGGACAAAGATTGCCACCACATCAAGCTGAGTGATTTTGGATTAACTCAGGTTGCAGGTACCCTTGTTTCATCCATGTCACCTATCATACCTTACATGTCCCCGGAACACTGCGATTTAAGATATGGTGATTACTTAGCCCTGCATTCCAGTGTTGATGCTTGGGCCTTTGGTGTGCTTCTCTTTGTTATTTACACTGGATCTTTTCCTTGGAAAAGAGCTGTAGATAAAGATCCGTACTTCCAGGAGTTCATCAACTGGCAAAATGCTGTACAACGCATTCCACCTCCAACATCCTGGCATAAATTCAGTAGGGAGGCCCAGGATATGTTTCATCACCTGCTCTCCAAAGATGCCACCAACAGGAGTCCAGTAGGTGTTGTCATGAAATATCTGGACTTTCAATGGGAAGTTGAAGAGATTCCTGAGAAAACTATTCTGGTTGTGATTAAAGAAGATTGTGAAATGAGAGAATATGAGGACGAAGTCATCATAATAGAGGGAGAAGATGAATTTATTATTATAGAAAACCACGGTGATGTGGAATGTATAATTATAAATTATACCTTGGAAGAATAA